A window of the Bacteroidetes Order II. bacterium genome harbors these coding sequences:
- a CDS encoding RtcB family protein, which produces MSEIITGKDLQRIGWKPGKLLGMAKAAAESLLLEGLNKQTVLNILKDIRVTPNNFIDHLTLRGLAEAVIQEQTPVPTPSPIALRPEPLPFKTWGTHLIDEGTQQQMRSAMRLPIAVAGALMPDAHIGYGLPIGGVLATQNAVIPYAVGVDIACRMMLSVFPEPPSLLQAQHKRLRKALLNETHFGTGDRWRPHDPNTPDHDVLDAPLWHATPLLRSLRDKAHAQLGTSGTGNHFVEWGSITVLAPDAETGLQPGQYLALLSHSGSRGVGARIAEHFTRVATALHPTLAQEVRHLAWLNLDSEAGEDYWQSMHLAGAFAQANHHLIHQRVARAAGLEAFFMVENHHNFAWKEYLADGQEVVVHRKGATPASPGVLGIIPGSMGDTGFLVRGLGHALALNSASHGAGRLLSRKAANNSITKHDRDAYLKARGITLLSGGIDEAPQAYKPIGEVMTAESDLVETIARFKPAIVRMA; this is translated from the coding sequence ATGAGTGAAATTATTACCGGAAAAGACCTACAAAGAATCGGCTGGAAGCCGGGCAAACTCTTGGGTATGGCGAAAGCAGCCGCCGAGTCTTTGCTTTTAGAAGGCTTGAACAAACAAACCGTTTTGAACATCCTAAAAGATATTCGGGTTACGCCTAACAACTTCATAGATCACTTAACCCTTCGCGGCTTGGCGGAGGCCGTCATTCAAGAACAAACACCTGTGCCAACACCTTCCCCTATCGCATTACGCCCAGAGCCACTTCCTTTTAAGACTTGGGGCACGCACCTGATAGATGAGGGCACGCAGCAGCAAATGAGGTCGGCTATGCGATTGCCTATTGCAGTAGCAGGGGCATTGATGCCGGATGCCCATATTGGATATGGCCTACCCATTGGTGGGGTGTTGGCAACCCAAAACGCAGTCATTCCATATGCCGTGGGTGTGGATATTGCCTGCCGGATGATGCTTTCCGTGTTCCCGGAGCCGCCTTCTTTGCTTCAAGCACAGCACAAGAGACTACGAAAGGCCCTGCTGAATGAAACACACTTTGGTACAGGAGATCGCTGGCGCCCCCACGACCCCAATACTCCCGATCATGACGTCTTAGATGCACCCCTTTGGCATGCAACCCCGCTCTTGCGTTCCCTCCGAGACAAGGCACATGCCCAACTCGGAACTTCGGGTACGGGGAATCATTTTGTAGAATGGGGCTCCATAACGGTTTTGGCCCCCGACGCTGAAACAGGACTTCAGCCGGGCCAATATCTTGCATTACTTTCGCATTCTGGTTCGCGAGGCGTGGGGGCACGCATTGCCGAGCATTTTACCCGTGTAGCCACAGCCCTTCATCCCACACTGGCACAAGAAGTCCGACATTTGGCTTGGTTGAATTTGGACAGCGAGGCAGGCGAAGACTACTGGCAGTCCATGCACTTGGCAGGAGCATTTGCACAGGCAAACCACCACCTTATTCATCAGCGAGTAGCGCGTGCAGCAGGTCTTGAAGCCTTTTTTATGGTAGAGAATCACCACAATTTTGCTTGGAAAGAATACCTCGCAGACGGGCAAGAAGTGGTGGTTCACCGCAAAGGGGCAACCCCAGCCAGCCCCGGTGTCCTTGGCATCATTCCCGGCTCTATGGGGGATACCGGGTTTTTAGTCCGTGGATTGGGCCACGCCCTTGCCCTCAACTCGGCTTCACATGGGGCCGGAAGACTCCTTAGCCGTAAGGCAGCCAACAATAGCATTACCAAGCATGATCGAGATGCCTACCTAAAAGCGCGTGGTATTACACTGCTCAGTGGTGGGATAGATGAAGCCCCACAAGCTTATAAACCGATTGGCGAAGTAATGACTGCTGAATCCGATTTGGTGGAAACCATTGCACGTTTTAAGCCTGCCATTGTGCGGATGGCATAA
- the uvrB gene encoding excinuclease ABC subunit UvrB yields the protein MPAFQLISEFKPMGDQPTAIRELAEGILRGDKHQVLLGATGTGKTFTASNVIAQVERPTLVMSHNKTLAAQLYAEFKSFFPDNAVEFFISYYDYYQPEAYIPSSDTYIEKDFAINDEIDRLRLRATSSLVSGRRDVIVVASVSAIYGLGEPEVFAQMVATVKRGQLLERNDLLKKMVSMQYNRNDIEFKRGTFRVRGDVVEVMPAYYDDQAYRVEFWGNEVERLTRFDPLTGKTFGEESELTLYSASLYVTSPDLLEKAMHSIQEELTWRLAVMRNEGKLLEAQRLEQRTIYDLEMLREVGFCNGIENYSRHLTGRNPGDRPYTLLDYFPKDYLLIIDESHVSIPQIRGMYNGDRSRKLNLVEHGFRLPSALDNRPMKFEEFTELTNQVIYVSATPADYELGQAGGVFVEQVIRPTGIVDPIIEIRPIENQIDDLLDEIHTRSGRGERVLVTTLTKRMAEDLTDYLKSFDVRVRYMHADIDALERVDILRDLRLGIFDVLVGINLLREGLDLPEVSLVAILDADKEGFLRSDRSLIQTAGRAARNAEGLVILYADRVTGSMARMMEETERRRAVQMAYNQEHGITPRTVVKSIDDIRKGTIIADHKPEQPANVYSMHHYGGPEQLRLVADPVTQYLTDNQKRDLIAQLTKEMHQAAEDLAFERAADLRDTITQLERELEG from the coding sequence ATGCCTGCCTTTCAATTGATCTCGGAATTCAAACCGATGGGCGATCAGCCTACTGCTATTCGGGAATTGGCAGAAGGGATCCTACGCGGTGATAAACACCAGGTATTATTGGGTGCAACGGGTACGGGTAAAACTTTTACGGCCTCTAATGTCATTGCACAAGTAGAACGGCCTACACTGGTAATGAGCCACAACAAAACGTTGGCCGCCCAGCTTTATGCGGAGTTTAAATCTTTTTTTCCAGATAATGCGGTCGAGTTTTTTATCTCGTACTACGATTATTACCAACCTGAGGCCTATATCCCGTCTTCAGATACGTACATCGAAAAAGACTTTGCCATTAATGACGAGATAGACCGTCTCCGGCTCCGTGCAACAAGTTCCTTGGTATCGGGGCGGCGAGATGTCATTGTAGTGGCGAGTGTTTCGGCCATTTACGGCCTTGGTGAGCCCGAGGTTTTTGCCCAAATGGTGGCAACCGTAAAGCGTGGACAGTTATTAGAACGCAACGACTTGCTCAAGAAAATGGTCTCGATGCAGTACAATCGGAACGACATTGAATTTAAACGTGGGACCTTTCGCGTACGCGGAGATGTTGTGGAAGTAATGCCTGCCTATTACGACGACCAGGCCTATCGCGTCGAATTTTGGGGAAACGAAGTGGAACGCCTCACCCGATTTGATCCGTTGACGGGTAAAACCTTTGGAGAAGAATCGGAGCTGACCTTGTACTCGGCTAGTTTGTATGTCACGTCACCCGACCTGTTAGAGAAGGCCATGCACAGCATTCAGGAAGAATTAACCTGGCGGCTGGCAGTCATGCGCAATGAAGGAAAGTTATTGGAAGCCCAAAGATTGGAACAGCGAACGATCTATGACTTGGAAATGCTCCGTGAAGTCGGGTTTTGTAATGGAATTGAAAATTACTCCCGACACCTAACAGGACGTAATCCCGGCGATCGTCCCTATACTCTGTTAGACTATTTCCCGAAAGATTACCTTCTCATTATTGACGAGAGCCATGTCAGCATTCCACAAATCAGAGGAATGTATAATGGTGACCGAAGCCGAAAGTTAAACTTGGTAGAACATGGTTTTCGGTTGCCCTCGGCCTTGGACAACCGACCGATGAAGTTCGAAGAATTTACCGAACTGACCAATCAGGTTATTTATGTCTCCGCCACGCCCGCCGATTATGAGTTAGGTCAAGCCGGAGGTGTTTTTGTGGAGCAGGTCATCCGACCTACGGGTATTGTAGATCCAATAATCGAAATCCGACCCATCGAAAATCAAATAGATGACCTTTTAGACGAAATTCATACCCGTTCTGGACGTGGTGAACGGGTGTTGGTCACAACCCTCACCAAGCGCATGGCCGAGGATCTAACTGACTATCTGAAATCTTTTGATGTCCGGGTTCGGTATATGCACGCCGATATTGATGCCTTGGAACGGGTGGATATTCTGCGCGATTTACGACTGGGCATATTTGATGTTTTGGTGGGAATCAACCTGCTGCGTGAGGGATTAGACCTGCCGGAAGTCTCGTTGGTGGCCATTTTGGATGCTGATAAAGAGGGTTTTTTACGCTCTGATCGGTCGTTGATTCAAACAGCGGGACGTGCTGCCCGTAATGCAGAAGGCTTGGTGATCCTCTACGCCGATCGGGTAACTGGTTCTATGGCACGGATGATGGAGGAAACGGAAAGACGAAGAGCAGTACAAATGGCCTATAACCAAGAACATGGGATTACACCAAGAACGGTGGTGAAGTCTATTGACGATATCCGAAAAGGAACCATCATTGCAGACCACAAGCCAGAGCAACCCGCGAATGTCTATTCGATGCATCACTATGGTGGCCCAGAACAACTTAGATTGGTGGCTGATCCGGTAACGCAGTACCTAACCGACAACCAAAAACGAGACCTCATTGCGCAATTAACCAAAGAAATGCACCAAGCTGCCGAAGATCTGGCCTTTGAACGGGCAGCAGACCTTCGAGATACCATTACCCAATTAGAGCGGGAACTGGAGGGTTAA
- the hydA gene encoding dihydropyrimidinase has protein sequence MSILIQHGTIVTADAVYQADVLVEGETISAIGQHLSVQADRVLDASGLLVMPGGIDPHVHLDMPFMGTFSSDDYTSGTTAALHGGTTMVIDFVLQTQGKSLRHALEAWQGRSNGKACCDYSFHMAVTDFNDETRKEIREMVEDEGIISFKTFMAYKGALMIDDRQMVGLMNEVKAQGGMVTVHATNGDLIDFLVAKFRAEGKRAPLYHYLSQPEITESEASGRFADLAHYTGVPAYIVHMTCEGALNQVRRAAHRNQKVYAETCIQYLVLDATLYEQDFDGAKWVMSPPLREKKDQSALWAGINQGSVQVVATDHCPFSWAQKQMGIEDFSKIPNGHPAIEHRMELLFSEGVNKGRISLNKFVEVSATNAAKIFGMFPKKGTIAIGADADLVLFDPNEVHTLSVKTHHMNTDYSAYEGFEVKGKTKTVLMRGEVAIENGERKVSPGYGKFIKRKKVNGVI, from the coding sequence ATGTCTATCCTTATTCAACATGGGACGATCGTTACAGCGGATGCCGTTTATCAGGCCGATGTTCTGGTGGAGGGCGAGACGATCTCGGCCATTGGACAACATTTATCCGTACAGGCAGATCGCGTATTGGATGCGTCTGGACTACTGGTGATGCCGGGTGGAATTGATCCGCATGTACACTTGGATATGCCGTTTATGGGCACTTTTTCCAGTGACGACTACACATCGGGAACCACTGCTGCCTTGCATGGCGGAACGACGATGGTGATTGATTTCGTCCTTCAGACGCAGGGCAAGTCGTTGCGCCACGCACTCGAAGCGTGGCAAGGACGTTCCAACGGAAAAGCGTGTTGCGATTATAGCTTCCACATGGCCGTTACAGACTTTAACGACGAAACACGCAAGGAAATTCGTGAAATGGTGGAAGACGAAGGCATTATATCGTTCAAAACCTTTATGGCTTATAAAGGGGCCTTGATGATAGACGACCGCCAGATGGTGGGGTTGATGAATGAGGTGAAAGCCCAAGGCGGAATGGTGACGGTTCATGCCACAAACGGCGATTTAATAGACTTCTTGGTGGCCAAATTTCGTGCCGAGGGCAAAAGAGCGCCGTTGTACCATTATTTGTCGCAACCCGAAATCACGGAGTCTGAGGCATCTGGGCGTTTCGCAGATTTGGCGCATTATACGGGCGTTCCGGCCTATATCGTCCATATGACGTGCGAGGGTGCGCTCAACCAAGTGCGACGGGCTGCACACCGTAACCAAAAAGTCTATGCCGAAACTTGTATCCAATATCTGGTGCTGGATGCCACGCTCTACGAACAAGACTTTGACGGAGCGAAGTGGGTGATGAGTCCGCCCCTGCGCGAGAAAAAAGACCAATCTGCACTTTGGGCCGGAATTAACCAAGGCTCGGTTCAGGTAGTGGCCACCGACCATTGCCCGTTTAGTTGGGCACAAAAGCAAATGGGCATAGAAGACTTCTCCAAAATCCCCAACGGCCATCCGGCCATCGAACACCGTATGGAGTTGTTGTTCTCGGAAGGGGTGAACAAAGGTCGGATTTCGCTGAATAAATTTGTGGAGGTTTCTGCTACGAATGCCGCCAAAATCTTTGGAATGTTCCCTAAAAAAGGAACCATTGCCATTGGAGCCGATGCGGACTTGGTACTGTTCGATCCGAACGAAGTCCATACCCTCTCTGTCAAGACCCACCACATGAATACCGACTACTCGGCATATGAAGGGTTTGAAGTAAAGGGTAAAACCAAAACGGTCTTGATGCGGGGCGAGGTGGCCATCGAAAATGGAGAACGCAAGGTATCTCCCGGTTACGGCAAGTTTATCAAACGAAAAAAAGTAAATGGTGTGATTTAA
- a CDS encoding FAD-dependent oxidoreductase, with protein sequence MALYQPPASESDFERNFSQLKPLMNQTEAYYESARCLFCYDAPCVTACPTGIDIPLFIRQIHADHVTGAAKTIYESNPFGYACGKVCPTEVLCEGACVYNLQHVKPIEIGRLQSYATGAVIRQEKQLFVLPPANGKKVAIIGAGPAGLSCACELRMRGFEVVVFEAKDKPSGLTVYGVAPYKITNEEVLDEMVYLEKQFGFQIHYNHRIETREQLAELEQAYEAIFIGIGLGETAPLRIPGEDLENYMGAVEFVERLRMEHHAVAVPARVVVLGGGNTAMDAASECARMGAESVILAYRRSPNDMGAYHFEYDLVKEAGVQSLFNAAPVAILGDNGRVAGVQFQKTILENGKLTLIPNSDFVVEADWVIRATGQARQTSFLGLIPNLETDAKGRIVWNTTTGQTGNPKYFAGGDAANGGKEVVNAAAEGRKAGQHIAQWLLSPS encoded by the coding sequence ATGGCCCTTTACCAGCCCCCTGCCTCGGAATCTGATTTTGAGCGCAATTTCTCACAGCTTAAACCGCTGATGAACCAAACCGAGGCATACTACGAAAGTGCCCGCTGCCTGTTTTGTTATGATGCACCCTGTGTTACGGCCTGCCCGACTGGCATAGACATTCCTCTCTTTATTCGGCAAATCCATGCCGATCATGTAACGGGCGCGGCCAAAACCATCTACGAATCCAATCCGTTTGGGTATGCCTGCGGAAAAGTCTGCCCAACAGAAGTGCTGTGCGAAGGTGCTTGTGTGTATAACCTGCAACACGTAAAACCCATCGAAATTGGCCGCCTGCAAAGCTATGCAACAGGCGCGGTTATTCGCCAAGAAAAGCAATTATTTGTGTTGCCTCCAGCCAATGGAAAGAAGGTGGCAATCATTGGAGCCGGGCCTGCAGGGCTTTCGTGTGCGTGCGAACTACGGATGCGTGGCTTCGAGGTTGTGGTTTTTGAAGCAAAAGACAAACCTTCCGGCCTAACGGTCTATGGGGTTGCACCCTATAAAATTACCAATGAAGAGGTTTTGGATGAGATGGTCTATCTCGAAAAACAATTTGGCTTCCAGATTCACTACAACCACCGGATCGAAACCCGCGAGCAATTGGCGGAACTGGAACAGGCGTATGAGGCTATTTTTATTGGTATTGGTCTTGGTGAAACTGCTCCGCTTCGCATCCCCGGCGAGGATTTGGAAAACTACATGGGTGCGGTAGAGTTCGTAGAACGACTACGTATGGAACACCATGCGGTGGCCGTTCCGGCACGTGTGGTGGTGCTGGGTGGCGGGAATACAGCGATGGATGCCGCATCAGAATGTGCCAGAATGGGTGCAGAATCGGTGATATTGGCCTATCGGAGGTCGCCCAATGACATGGGTGCGTATCATTTTGAATACGATCTGGTGAAAGAAGCGGGCGTACAGAGCCTGTTTAATGCCGCACCTGTGGCCATTTTGGGGGACAACGGGCGTGTGGCAGGGGTGCAATTCCAAAAAACAATCCTCGAAAACGGGAAATTAACCCTTATTCCCAATAGCGATTTTGTGGTGGAAGCGGATTGGGTGATCCGTGCAACGGGGCAAGCACGCCAAACCTCTTTTTTGGGTCTTATCCCTAATCTTGAGACCGATGCGAAAGGCCGCATTGTATGGAACACAACCACAGGTCAAACAGGCAATCCTAAGTATTTTGCGGGAGGAGATGCCGCAAATGGGGGTAAAGAAGTGGTAAATGCCGCCGCCGAAGGCCGAAAAGCCGGTCAACACATAGCCCAATGGCTCTTGTCTCCGTCCTGA
- the preA gene encoding NAD-dependent dihydropyrimidine dehydrogenase subunit PreA: MADLLVNFAGIQSPNPFWLASAPPTNSGYQIMKAFDAGWGGAVWKTLGIPVVNVSSRYGAVNYRNSRMVGFNNIELISDRPLSDNLREIEEVKKRFPHHAVIASLMVGPREEWHQIVRDVENAGADGIELNFGCPHGMCERGMGSAVGQEPKVLKTIVEWVKEVSTVPVITKLTPNITDITQPARAAVAGGTDALSLINTIQSLVGVDIDRFVPYPIVDGKSTNGGYCGPAVKPIALNMTKNCAQDAGVNVPISGIGGIENWRDAVEFMLLGAGTVQVCTAVMHFGFGIIREMVAGLAGYMDDKGFKTIEDFRGKALDQVLTWENLNMKYKVVAEINEEKCIGCQLCYTACEDGAHQAIKLTPGSRVPHIVEENCVGCNLCSLVCPVESCITMERRDDGSEHLTWSERTMAGNVPLTFDDPLAGGLHHSVPNPTEALSTPVPRHYRLPQD, from the coding sequence ATGGCAGATTTATTGGTAAACTTTGCAGGCATTCAATCGCCAAATCCGTTCTGGCTCGCGTCTGCACCGCCCACCAATAGTGGGTATCAGATTATGAAGGCATTTGATGCCGGATGGGGCGGGGCGGTCTGGAAAACATTGGGCATTCCCGTTGTGAATGTTTCGAGCCGATACGGTGCGGTCAATTACCGCAATAGCCGGATGGTGGGATTTAATAATATTGAATTGATTTCGGATCGGCCGCTCTCGGATAACCTCCGCGAAATAGAGGAGGTGAAAAAACGGTTCCCGCATCATGCGGTCATTGCGTCCCTGATGGTGGGGCCACGCGAAGAATGGCATCAGATTGTACGAGACGTAGAAAATGCGGGAGCCGATGGCATTGAACTGAATTTTGGCTGCCCGCATGGAATGTGTGAGCGTGGCATGGGATCGGCAGTGGGGCAAGAACCCAAAGTGCTGAAAACCATTGTTGAATGGGTAAAAGAAGTCTCGACCGTGCCCGTTATCACTAAATTAACACCCAATATCACCGACATTACTCAACCAGCACGAGCCGCAGTAGCAGGTGGAACCGACGCGCTCTCGTTGATCAATACCATTCAAAGTTTGGTCGGGGTGGATATTGACCGCTTTGTACCGTATCCGATTGTGGATGGCAAAAGCACAAATGGTGGTTATTGTGGGCCAGCAGTTAAGCCAATTGCCCTAAATATGACCAAAAATTGTGCGCAAGATGCCGGAGTTAATGTGCCTATTTCGGGCATTGGTGGTATCGAAAACTGGCGCGATGCCGTAGAGTTTATGCTACTCGGCGCGGGTACGGTACAAGTATGCACGGCAGTCATGCACTTTGGCTTTGGGATTATCCGCGAAATGGTTGCTGGGCTTGCGGGCTATATGGACGATAAGGGATTTAAAACGATCGAGGACTTTCGGGGGAAGGCATTGGATCAGGTACTGACATGGGAAAACCTGAACATGAAGTACAAAGTGGTGGCCGAAATTAACGAAGAGAAGTGCATTGGTTGTCAGCTTTGTTATACCGCCTGCGAAGATGGCGCACATCAGGCCATCAAACTAACGCCCGGTAGTCGGGTGCCGCATATCGTAGAGGAAAACTGCGTGGGGTGCAACCTTTGCTCGTTGGTGTGTCCGGTAGAAAGCTGCATCACCATGGAGCGCCGCGACGACGGGTCGGAACACCTAACATGGAGCGAACGCACGATGGCAGGTAATGTCCCGCTTACATTTGATGACCCACTTGCAGGTGGTCTGCATCACTCGGTTCCAAATCCTACGGAAGCCTTGAGTACACCTGTCCCGCGCCACTATCGGCTCCCCCAAGACTGA
- a CDS encoding acyltransferase, protein MSLPMTEGEGSISEIMEAMVSKHIPYIEKAGQQGVQILCLQEIFNTPYFCPGQDNKWYASAEAIPGPTVERMQEYAKKYQMVIIVPIYEREQAGFLYNTAAVIDADGSYLGKYRKNHIPHTSGFWEKYFFRPGNLGYPVFQTAYCKVGVYICYDRHFPEGARALGLNGAEIVYNPSATVAGLSQYLWKLEQPAHAAANGYFMGCINRVGEEKPWSIGKFYGSSYFVDPRGQIFAIASEDQDELLVAEFDLDMIEEVRSTWQFFRDRRPDSYGPLVAP, encoded by the coding sequence ATGAGTTTGCCCATGACAGAAGGCGAAGGCTCCATATCCGAAATTATGGAGGCGATGGTTTCTAAGCACATCCCCTACATCGAAAAAGCAGGCCAGCAAGGGGTGCAGATTTTGTGCTTGCAAGAAATTTTTAATACGCCCTATTTTTGTCCGGGACAAGACAACAAGTGGTATGCCTCGGCAGAGGCCATCCCCGGTCCAACGGTGGAGCGAATGCAGGAATACGCCAAAAAATACCAAATGGTGATTATCGTCCCGATTTATGAGCGGGAACAGGCGGGTTTTCTTTATAACACGGCGGCAGTAATTGATGCCGATGGCTCCTATTTGGGTAAATACCGCAAAAACCACATTCCCCATACGTCTGGTTTTTGGGAGAAATACTTCTTCCGACCGGGAAACTTGGGCTATCCGGTGTTTCAAACCGCATATTGCAAAGTGGGGGTTTATATTTGCTACGACCGCCATTTTCCAGAAGGAGCACGTGCGCTTGGCCTGAATGGGGCCGAGATTGTGTATAACCCTTCGGCAACGGTAGCCGGGCTGTCGCAATACCTCTGGAAGTTGGAGCAACCCGCTCATGCCGCCGCGAATGGCTATTTTATGGGCTGCATCAACCGAGTGGGGGAAGAAAAACCGTGGAGCATTGGCAAATTTTATGGTTCGTCTTACTTTGTGGATCCTCGCGGGCAAATTTTTGCCATAGCCTCCGAAGACCAAGACGAACTTTTGGTCGCAGAGTTTGACTTAGACATGATAGAAGAAGTACGATCCACGTGGCAGTTTTTCCGTGATCGCCGACCCGATTCCTACGGCCCCTTAGTCGCACCCTGA
- the ribD gene encoding bifunctional diaminohydroxyphosphoribosylaminopyrimidine deaminase/5-amino-6-(5-phosphoribosylamino)uracil reductase RibD encodes MEVHAHWMQRCLALAKKGAGAVSPNPLVGCVLVSPENEVLAEGWHKRFGGPHAEVEAIYSASQIHTNQLLRSCTLYVNMEPCSHYGKTPPCADLILKHGIPRVVTGMKDPNPIVAGTGIQRLRAHGVEVIENVLEHACKRLNEPFTHHLGTSYPHIHLKIAQTLDGSVATASGHSKWVTGSEARKKVHLWRASHDAVLVGYQTARNDNPALTVRHVEGRQPIRVVLDRMGQLPDTLQIFRDGLVSKTWVVVAPGVNPVYAELLHKGGGKLVHNPVHEGHLALSALFRQLGHGGLGQVIQSVLVEAGPGLATALMQEDLVDRLSLFIAPKLVGDGVPSFRGLGISTMSQAIDFNEHKWEQIGHDLLFTGWKRTV; translated from the coding sequence ATGGAAGTTCATGCGCATTGGATGCAACGGTGCTTAGCACTTGCCAAAAAAGGGGCAGGGGCAGTCAGCCCAAATCCATTAGTGGGATGTGTATTAGTATCACCGGAAAATGAGGTCTTGGCAGAAGGCTGGCATAAGCGATTTGGCGGCCCTCATGCCGAGGTGGAGGCCATCTATTCTGCATCTCAAATACATACAAATCAATTACTTAGATCATGCACCTTGTATGTTAATATGGAACCTTGTAGCCACTATGGAAAAACCCCTCCTTGCGCCGATCTTATCCTTAAACATGGCATACCACGGGTGGTTACGGGTATGAAAGACCCTAACCCGATCGTTGCTGGCACGGGAATTCAACGGTTGCGTGCGCATGGTGTAGAGGTGATAGAGAACGTGCTGGAACATGCTTGCAAACGTTTGAACGAACCCTTTACCCATCATTTGGGGACAAGTTATCCACATATTCATCTTAAAATTGCCCAAACGTTAGATGGATCGGTAGCGACGGCATCCGGGCACTCAAAATGGGTGACGGGTAGCGAGGCCCGAAAAAAGGTACACTTGTGGAGGGCTTCTCACGATGCCGTGTTGGTGGGATATCAAACCGCACGGAACGACAACCCTGCACTGACCGTTCGTCATGTAGAAGGCCGACAACCCATCCGGGTCGTATTAGACCGAATGGGCCAATTACCAGATACCTTGCAAATCTTTCGGGATGGGCTGGTGTCTAAGACTTGGGTTGTCGTGGCACCAGGTGTCAACCCAGTTTATGCGGAACTTCTCCACAAGGGTGGTGGAAAACTTGTGCATAACCCTGTGCACGAGGGACATCTTGCATTGTCGGCCTTGTTCAGGCAATTGGGGCACGGTGGATTGGGACAAGTAATACAGTCGGTCTTGGTCGAAGCCGGACCGGGGCTTGCCACTGCCTTGATGCAAGAAGACCTTGTAGATCGGTTGTCGCTGTTTATTGCCCCCAAATTGGTGGGCGATGGAGTGCCTTCTTTTCGTGGGCTTGGCATTTCAACTATGAGTCAAGCCATTGATTTTAATGAACATAAATGGGAACAAATAGGCCATGATTTACTGTTTACTGGCTGGAAGCGTACCGTTTAA